The Pseudomonas sp. SCB32 DNA window GCCTGCTGGAAGGCGACGAACAGGCCCTGCTGGGCGAGAACTTCCTCGCCTGGTGCGACGAGCCCTCCCGCGAGCGCCTCGCCCCGCGCCTGGCGCTGGACCCATCCGATCGCGCGCCCTACAGCGTCTACTACCACCTGCAGCGGCGCGACGGCGAATGGCGCTGGCACCATGCGACCTGCCGCTACATCGAGATCGAGGACGACCTGGAAGGCCACCTGCTGCTGTTCCGCGACGTCACCGAACAGGTACGCGCCGAGGAGTCGCGCCGGCAGAGCGAACGCAAGCTGGAGTACCTGGCACGCTACAACGCCATGGGCGAGATGGCCGTCGCCATCGCCCACGAGCTGAGCCAGCCGCTGGCCGCGACACGCAACTTCATCGAGGGCACCCGCATCCGCCTCGCCCAGAAAGGCGAGATCGAGCCGTCGGTGGCCTGGGGCCTGGACAGCGCGGTGCGGCAGATCGAGCACGCCTCGGTGATCATCAAGAGCGTGCGCGAATACGTGGTGAAGCTGGAGCAGGCGGAACAGGTGGTCGACCTCAACGACCTGCTACACGAGACCCGCTACTTTATCAGCCTCAAGGCACAGGACGCCGGGGTGCGCCTGGAGGTGGAGCCCAGCGCCGAACCGCTGCGGGTGAGTTGCGAGAAGGTGCTGGTCGGCCAGGTGATCCTGAACCTGGCCTTCAACGCCATCGAGGAAATGGCCGACCTGCCGGCCGAGCGGCGCGTGCTGCGCATGCATACCCGCGTCAGCGACGGCAAGGCGCGGCTCTGCGTGGAGGACCGTGGCCGGGGTATCGACGCTGGCGCGCGGGAGAAGCTGTTCGACGGCTTCTTCAGTTCCAAGGTCAGCGGTAACGGGATTGGGCTTGCGCTGTGCAACAACATCATCGGCCGGCATCGGGGGGATATCTGGGCGGAGAACGTCGAGCCTTGCGGGACGATGTTCTGCTTTACCTTGCCGTTGGCCTGAGCGCTGCGAATTCCCTCTCCATCCGCGATGTACTTGCTTTCGTAGGGCGCATAACGCGTCAAGCGTTATCCGCCGTCTGGTTCGGAGTTCCTGCGCCGCTTCGGCGTGGGCTGAGAGAGTTTATTTCGCCCCCTCGGGCGAGTCCCTTTTGGGGCCCCAAAAGGAACCAAAAGGTCTTGCCCCTGCATCCGGTTTTTCGCTTAGGCGAAAAATTCCCTCGCTCCATCGAAGTTTCAGGGGCACGCGTCGACGGGCCATCCCTGGCCCGACGACGCTCTCGCGACATCCATGTCGCTCAACCCCTGAAACTCCGACTCCACTCGGCCTCCTGAAGGGGCGCTCCGGTGTGCACTGGGGTTTCTCTGGAAGTCTCCAGTGCAAAGCAAAAGCACAGCCTCTTGCTCCGCGCTGCTTCTGCTCTCGTAGGAGCGGAGCTTCTTCGCGAAGGCCCGCAACAGCACCCGCGTCGCAGGATGAACACCTGTAGGGCGAAGAACGCGCAGCGTTATCCGCCATGATGGGCATCGCTTCGTTCCACGCCATCCTGCGACTGCGGCTCCTACGGCTTTCATCCCCGCAAAAAAAACGGGCCCGAAGGCCCGCTGCTAAACGAGGGTGTTGCTCTCACCATCAATCAGTGCGCGATGCACACCGACTTGATCTCGGTATAGGCCTCGACCACCGCGCGGCCGAACTCGCGGCCCATGCCCGATTGCTTCACGCCGCCAAAGGGCATGCTCGGGTCGAGCAGCACGTGGGCATTGACCCACACGGTGCCGGACTCGATGCGCGGCACCAGGTTCATGGCCTTGTTCAGGTCATTGGTCCACAGGCTCGCGCCCAGGCCGTATTCGCTGTCGTTGGCCATCTCGATGGCCTCGTCGTCCTCGTCGAACGGCAGCACCGCCAGCACCGGGCCGAACACTTCGTCGCGGGCCACGGCCATCTGCATGGTCACATCGGCCAGCACGGTGGGCTGCACATAGAAGCCAGTGCCACCGACCTGCTCGCCACCACAGACGATGCGGGCGCCCTGCTCGCCGGCACGGGCAATGTGGTTGAGCACGCTGCGCTGCTGCTTGGCGGACACCAGCGGGTTGATCTGCGCGGTCGGGTCCATGCCCTCGCCCAGGCTCATGCCGGCGACCGCAGCAGCCAGCTTCTCGACGAACTCGTCGTAGCGCGAACGGTGCACGTAGAAGCGCGAGGCAGCGGCGCAGACCTGGCCGTTGTTCAGCAGGCCGCCGAGCAGCGCGCCCTGAACGGCGTTGTCGATGTTGGCGTCGGCGAGAACGACCATCGGGTTCTTGCCGCCCAGTTCCAGGGCGAAGCGGGTCATGTTCTGCACCGCGGCCAGGCCGACGCTGCGACCAACAGCGGTGGAACCGGTGAAGGACACCTTGTTCACCAGCTTGTGGCTGGCCAGGCCGCCACCGATGCGCGGGCCGTCGCCGGTGACCAGGTTGAACACCCCGGCCGGCACGCCGGCTTCGAAGGCCAGTTCGGCCAGGCGCAGGGCGGTCAGCGGGGTTTCCGAAGCAGGCTTGATCACCACGCTATTGCCGGTGGCCAGCGCCGGGATCAGCTTCCACACGGCGATCATCAGCGGGAAGTTCCACGGCACGATGCCGGCCACCACGCCCAGCGGCTCGCGGCGGGTGTAGGCGGTGAACTTGGCCCCCGGCGGCAGCGGGATGGAAACATTCAGCGACTGGCCTTCGATCTTGGTCGCCCAACCGGCCATGTAGCGCATGAACTCGACGGTGGCGCCCACGTCGAGCATGCGCGAGATGTTGATCGACTTGCCCTGGCTGAGGGTTTCCAGCTGGGCCAGCTCTTCGCCGTTCTTCTCCACCAGTTCGGCGAAGCGCAGCAGGATGCGCTCGCGGTCGGCCGGGCGCAGGTCGGCCCAGACGCGCGACTTGTAGGCCGCGTGGGCGGACTTCACCGCGCGGTCGAGCAGGTCGGTATCGATGTCGGCGACGCTGGAAATGGCATGGCCGGTGGCGGGGTTCAGCACGTCGGTGCGGGCACCCTCGGGCACCACCCAGGCACCGTCGATGAAGCAGCCATGGCGGCGGCTGAGGAATGCGCTTACCTGGGGCAGGATTTCAGTAGTGCTCATGTTCACTCCTGGCTGGAAGCGGGCCGCTGCGGCCCGTTCGGAAGAAAGGGTCAGTGCTGCTGGCTGAGCCAGCAGGTCACGGCGCGGCGCTCGGCGGCGTCGGCGAGGCCGGCGAACGGCATGTAGGTGCCGGGCACTGCGGACTGCGGCTGGGTGATGAAGGCGTCGAGGTTGTCGCGGTTCCAGGCGGCGCCTTTGGTCTTCATGGCCTCGGAATAGCTGAAGCCGGCCAGCGAGCCGGACATGCGCCCGACCACGCCATGCAGGTTGGGACCCATCATTCCGGGGCCGTCCTTCTGCGCCGAGTGGCAGACGGAGCAGTCGCGGGCGAATACGTTCTGGCCCTGCTCGGCTTCGGCGGCCGGGCAGGTATCGGCAGCAGCGACAGCGCACTGGGCGGCGGCCAGCGCCAGCAACAGTGCGCCGGCGGCGGCCTTGAGGGATTTGTGGAAGGACATCTGGCTCCACCTCGAAGCGGTCAGGCCGGCGCGGGAAACACGCCGGCACGCGCGAGGGATTCGCGCTTTTCGAGGGGGATTGTTACTGGCGCCAAAAAGGCGGGACTTTTTCTGTGTGCCAGTTGGTTTGGCGGGGGTGCCAAGAAGCGGGATATCCGGAGTCAGTCTCGGCGCCGCCATTCCCCTTGTAGGAGCGGGCCACGCCCGCGATTCGCGCGCATGGCGCGCTCCTACCCGGAAAACCAGACCGTAGGGCGCATGAAGCGGAACGCTTCATCCGCCGACAGGCGCTGACACCGAGGCTTCGGCGGATAACGCTGGCGCGTTATGCGCCCTACGGGTGCCACGCTCAAGCCTCAGCGTGGGCAATGACGCCGGTGAATCGGCGTACAACCGCGAACGGTCGTACGCCCTACTGCGCGTACCGCTTGCGGTACTCGCCCGGGGACACCCCGAAACGCGACTTGAATGCAGTGGAGAAGTAGCTGGAGTCCGAGAAGCCCCACGCATACCCCAGCGCCGACAGCTTCTGCTCGAAGTGCGCGTTGCGCAGCGACTCGGCGCAGAAGTCCAGGCGGCGGTTCTTGATGTACTGGGCGACGACCATGCCCTTCTTCGAGAACATCCGGTACAGGCCGCGCACGGAAACGCCGACCTCGCGGGCGATCAGTTCCGGGCAGAGTTCCTCGGCGCTGATGTGCTCGTCGATGAACGACACCGATTTGCGGAACATCCGCTCATGGCTGTCGCACTCGCTTTCCTGGGCACTGATCGCTGGGCGCAGCAGGCTGACCAGGGCGTCCAGGGTGGCCTCGCTTTCCTGCATGCCGATGCCATCGTGGCGGCTGACCTCGCCGACCATGCCGCTGGCCAGCGCGGCGATCGGTGCGCTGCCGGGAATGCGCGTCGCGCAGTTCACCGAGTTGATCCGCGCGCGCTCGAAGACCTGGCGCGGCAGGATCAGCGAGACCTGCCGGGCTTTCTCCAGGTAGGTCATGTTGCTCGGCAGGCTGGCGTCGATCAGGGTGATGTCGCCGCGCGAAAGCTCCACGCGGTTGTCGCCCTGCTCCAGGCGCGAGCGACCCTCCAGCTGGAACACGGCGTAATAGTTGTTGCTGCCACCGGCCGCGATTTCCTTGCTGGTCCGGTACAGGCTGATCTGCTCCAGTTCGACCTGGCTCAGCTTGATGGCGCCGCCCTGAAATTCCTTGAGCTCGCTACTGAATTCCGGCCCCAGGGGATGCGCGGCGAAACGCCCGCATGCCTGGTTGATCCGCGCCAGCCATGCCTCGAAGGCATCGCCGCGCACTTGGGTTGAGGTATTCATGACCAGCAAAGCCTCGCGCGTTCTTGTTGTTATCAGCGTCCGCCTCGATGGGCGGATCGACGTTGATCGATGTCAGGATCGATCACTTACCCTGCGCCGCCGATCGGTGACCCAGGGTAAGGCACTTTTCAGGCCAACATCACTTCAAGCCGCCGAAGCGACGGTAGAAGCTCTCGCCCACGTCCGGCAGCGGGCCGTCGGCGGTTTCCAGATTGCTGTTCAGCCACTCTTCCGCCTTGGCGAAGATCAGCCGGTAGATATTGCGACACAGCTGTCTCGCTGCACGCCCTTCCCAGTCGCCGGGCAGCAACTCATCCGGCAGCTGCGGGTCACGCAGCAGCAGCCGGCGGTATTCGTGGATCAGCAGGATGCGCGCCAGGAAGCAGTCCGACGGCTGCAGGTTGTCCTGCTCGCGCAATATCTGCCAGAGCGGGCGGAACAGGCGGATGAACTCGCTGTAGTGGCTCGCCAGCTCGTCGATGTTCCAGCTCTCGCGCACCTGCAGGCGCATGGCGCGGGAGGCCAGCACGTCCTGGCTATGGGTGTCGAAGATGATGCTGTCGTCCAGCGCTTCCAGGTCCTGCAGGGTCGTCACCAGGTCGGCGCGGTCGCCGCGCGGACAGGCCAGCACGGTCGGGGCGATGGCGCCGAAGCCCTGCCACTCCAGTTCCTCGCGTACCTGCTTGCGCTTGTCCGCCGACAGC harbors:
- a CDS encoding aldehyde dehydrogenase family protein; amino-acid sequence: MSTTEILPQVSAFLSRRHGCFIDGAWVVPEGARTDVLNPATGHAISSVADIDTDLLDRAVKSAHAAYKSRVWADLRPADRERILLRFAELVEKNGEELAQLETLSQGKSINISRMLDVGATVEFMRYMAGWATKIEGQSLNVSIPLPPGAKFTAYTRREPLGVVAGIVPWNFPLMIAVWKLIPALATGNSVVIKPASETPLTALRLAELAFEAGVPAGVFNLVTGDGPRIGGGLASHKLVNKVSFTGSTAVGRSVGLAAVQNMTRFALELGGKNPMVVLADANIDNAVQGALLGGLLNNGQVCAAASRFYVHRSRYDEFVEKLAAAVAGMSLGEGMDPTAQINPLVSAKQQRSVLNHIARAGEQGARIVCGGEQVGGTGFYVQPTVLADVTMQMAVARDEVFGPVLAVLPFDEDDEAIEMANDSEYGLGASLWTNDLNKAMNLVPRIESGTVWVNAHVLLDPSMPFGGVKQSGMGREFGRAVVEAYTEIKSVCIAH
- a CDS encoding PAS domain S-box protein — encoded protein: MQPAEKDFQQLIEAMPLCILLHDAQTKEILWANRAALTVLGFTLEELIPLKAPDMTKHAPQYRRSVGLRWLEGAARTGQRAIEWCYRSKQGEEILAEAVATLVHLAERDVLMVQFRDISREEQVKRDLKRTESRLRAFMQDLAEGVVVLGPNGDIRFLSESAARLLEGDEQALLGENFLAWCDEPSRERLAPRLALDPSDRAPYSVYYHLQRRDGEWRWHHATCRYIEIEDDLEGHLLLFRDVTEQVRAEESRRQSERKLEYLARYNAMGEMAVAIAHELSQPLAATRNFIEGTRIRLAQKGEIEPSVAWGLDSAVRQIEHASVIIKSVREYVVKLEQAEQVVDLNDLLHETRYFISLKAQDAGVRLEVEPSAEPLRVSCEKVLVGQVILNLAFNAIEEMADLPAERRVLRMHTRVSDGKARLCVEDRGRGIDAGAREKLFDGFFSSKVSGNGIGLALCNNIIGRHRGDIWAENVEPCGTMFCFTLPLA
- the paaX gene encoding phenylacetic acid degradation operon negative regulatory protein PaaX, which produces MTALAPLNQLITRFQEQTPIRASSLIITLYGDAIEPHGGTVWLGSLINLLEPIGINERLIRTSIFRLTKEDWLTAEKVGRRSYYSLTGTGRRRFEKAFKRVYSSSLPAWDGAWTLVMLSQLSADKRKQVREELEWQGFGAIAPTVLACPRGDRADLVTTLQDLEALDDSIIFDTHSQDVLASRAMRLQVRESWNIDELASHYSEFIRLFRPLWQILREQDNLQPSDCFLARILLIHEYRRLLLRDPQLPDELLPGDWEGRAARQLCRNIYRLIFAKAEEWLNSNLETADGPLPDVGESFYRRFGGLK
- a CDS encoding cytochrome c family protein; the encoded protein is MSFHKSLKAAAGALLLALAAAQCAVAAADTCPAAEAEQGQNVFARDCSVCHSAQKDGPGMMGPNLHGVVGRMSGSLAGFSYSEAMKTKGAAWNRDNLDAFITQPQSAVPGTYMPFAGLADAAERRAVTCWLSQQH
- the feaR gene encoding transcriptional regulator FeaR, producing MNTSTQVRGDAFEAWLARINQACGRFAAHPLGPEFSSELKEFQGGAIKLSQVELEQISLYRTSKEIAAGGSNNYYAVFQLEGRSRLEQGDNRVELSRGDITLIDASLPSNMTYLEKARQVSLILPRQVFERARINSVNCATRIPGSAPIAALASGMVGEVSRHDGIGMQESEATLDALVSLLRPAISAQESECDSHERMFRKSVSFIDEHISAEELCPELIAREVGVSVRGLYRMFSKKGMVVAQYIKNRRLDFCAESLRNAHFEQKLSALGYAWGFSDSSYFSTAFKSRFGVSPGEYRKRYAQ